TTCATCTACTTTCATGCGCAAAAGTTGTTTGGTGACTTCAATGACTTGCTTAGGAGTAATTGTTCCCTCATAAGGGCATCCTAAAACACACGAAATATAAGCACGAACGTATATATTCTTTTCTTTTGCTTTAACCACAATGGGGGCGATTCTTTCTAAACTCTCGGCAATAGTACAATTGATATTGCGCTGGTTAAAAGTATTACTTGCTGCGGTAAATACAGCTATGTGTTTAACTTGGGCTTCCAGGGCTCTTTGCATACCTTGTTCATTGGGAACTAAAGCGGAGTAGTGGATAGCGTCCTCTTTTTTAATCTTTTGATAAACCTCAACACCATCGGCTAATTGAGGGATTGCTTTAGGAGAAACAAAACTGGTTACTTCAATATTTTTTAAACCGGTGCAACTCAATAAATTAATAAATTCTACCTTCTTCTCGGTAGGTACGAATACGGATTCATTTTGCAAACCATCCCTGGGACCTACTTCTATAATTGTTACTTGTTGCGGATAATTCATCGGTAGTCCTTTAGAGATTTCTGCTATTGTTCAAACTCCATAGCAACCAATTCAGCACCTTCATTCACTTGAGCGCCTACATCATAAAATATATCTATCAACAATCCATCTTGCGGCGCATGGATAGTATGTTCCATTTTCATCGCTTCTAATACCACTAAACTTTCGCCCGCTTTAATTTTATCTCCCTTATTTTTTAATATAGCTACAATAGTGGACGGCATAGGGGCGGTTAATTGGCCAGCTCCCGATGATTCAGATATTTTTTCCCAAGTAAAACGTTCAACGGTGAAAGAACCTTGCTCACTATAAATATGAATGTGGGATGAAGTTCTGTCTGCATATAAGTGGAGGCTTTCTTGTTGGGAATATAAATAAAAAACCTCTCCTTTTTTGCTGATAGAATATTGTTGTGTTTCTTCATGGAGTTTTAATACTACTTCATTGTTAGCAAGAGGATGCACCTCCATGTGAAAAATTTCTTCATCAATGCGATAACTATAAAACCAGGAACTGGAAAGGTGCATTTGCCAGGCAAAGGTGTTAGCCCACAGCGGGTCTTGATTTTCTTGCAGTAAAGAAAAGTACTCTACACAGGCTGCCCAAAATAATGCTTTTTTTGTAGCAATAGGAGTGAAAGAAAGTTTTTCTTTATTTAAAAAATCTGTGCTTAAATTTCCTTCTATAAAAGCGGGGTGACGAAGAATCGCTTGTAAAAATGAAAGATTGGTTTTTACGCCTCCAATATAGTATTGCTTTAAAGCCTGCAGTAACTTTTGGGCAGCTTCTTGCCTTGTCTTACCCGAGACAATAAGTTTAGCTATCATCGGATCATAAAAACGACTGATAGCTGAACCCTCAATAACCCCTGTATCAATACGAATACTTTCGCCTTTTGGTTCTTTTAAAAAATGAATGGTACCTATAGAGGGTAAAAAATCATTACCAGGGTCTTCGGCATATACTCGGCATTCTATCGCATGGCCGTTTGCTACTATTTCATGTTGTTGCAAGGGGAGCGGCTCATTGGCGGCAATTCGAATTTGCCATTCCACCAAATCTAAACCCGTAATCATCTCGGTAACGGGGTGTTCTACTTGGAGGCGAGTATTCATCTCCATAAAATAAAAATGTTCTTCTGCTACTAAAAATTCAATGGTGCCGGCACCTCGATAATCAATTTTTTTAGCCACGGCAATAGCAGCTGCAGCGAGCCCATCGCGTAATTTCTTACTTAAGTTGGGGGCAGGGGCTTCTTCAATAATTTTTTGGTGCCTGCGCTGAATAGAGCAATCACGCTCAAATAAATGGACAACATTGCCATGGTTATCTGCCATTATTTGCATTTCTACATGGCGCGGACGCAAAAGCAGTTTCTCAATAATAATGGTGTCATCTGTAAAACTCGATTTTGCTTCGCGTTTGGCGCTTGCTAATGCCATGGCAAAATCGTTTTCTTCATATACTGAACGCATTCCTTTGCCGCCGCCTCCCGCCGCGGCTTTTAGAAGTACAGGAAAGCCAATTTTTTTTGCTTCTTGTAAAAGTGTCTTTTCTCTCTGGTCTTGTCCATGATAGCCGGGTGTTAGAGGTACGTCACTTCCCTCCAAAATTTGTTTTGCATATTGCTTGGAAGCCATCGCCTCCATTGCTGATACGCTAGGACCAATAAAAATTATTCCTTCTTGTTCACAAGCAATAGCAAATCGAGGGTTTTCCGAAAGAAACCCATAACCCGGATGTATTGCTTGTGCGCCACTCTGTTTGGCAACGGCAATAATAGAATCAATATTCAAATAGCTTACTGAAGCAGGGGCCTCGCCAATATAAAAAGCTTCATCCGCCTCGCGGACATGGAGGCTGTCTTTATCGGCACTGGAGTATACAGCCACAGTGGCAATACCCATACGGCGAGCCGTGCGTATAATGCGACAGGCAATTTCTCCACGATTAGCTATGAGTATTTTTGTAAACATATTACTCCATGAATATTTTCATATACCATTTATCGGTGGGATTGATGGGCGACAAGGCCCGAGAGAGCTAACATTCATTTGCTAATCCCAAACGACACTTTCCTTACGCAAAAAAGCCTGCAATCCCTTTTGTCCTTCGGCAGAAACCCGTTTTTTCGCAATCAGTCTTGCTGTTTTATGTTGCAATTCTAAATCAATTGGATACCCACTCACCTCGGTAACCAAGGTTTTTACCTCACTTACTGCTTGTGGAGCCAAACTGGCAATACGTTGTGCGTAGTCTAAAGTAAATGAAACCAGCTCATTGCCAGTAACACAATGCTGCACCAACCCCAACGCCAATGCTTTTTTCGCATCAAATACTTCCGCACT
This genomic window from Legionella adelaidensis contains:
- a CDS encoding hydroxymethylglutaryl-CoA lyase — encoded protein: MNYPQQVTIIEVGPRDGLQNESVFVPTEKKVEFINLLSCTGLKNIEVTSFVSPKAIPQLADGVEVYQKIKKEDAIHYSALVPNEQGMQRALEAQVKHIAVFTAASNTFNQRNINCTIAESLERIAPIVVKAKEKNIYVRAYISCVLGCPYEGTITPKQVIEVTKQLLRMKVDEISFGDTIGVGTPKQTFELIKALDNCLPFSQVAMHFHDTYGQALANIYTSLQCGIARFDSSVAGLGGCPYAQGATGNVATEDVLYMMHGLGIETGVDIYKVVAAGEKICTLIGRKNQSKVANALLGNPCS
- a CDS encoding acetyl-CoA carboxylase biotin carboxylase subunit, coding for MFTKILIANRGEIACRIIRTARRMGIATVAVYSSADKDSLHVREADEAFYIGEAPASVSYLNIDSIIAVAKQSGAQAIHPGYGFLSENPRFAIACEQEGIIFIGPSVSAMEAMASKQYAKQILEGSDVPLTPGYHGQDQREKTLLQEAKKIGFPVLLKAAAGGGGKGMRSVYEENDFAMALASAKREAKSSFTDDTIIIEKLLLRPRHVEMQIMADNHGNVVHLFERDCSIQRRHQKIIEEAPAPNLSKKLRDGLAAAAIAVAKKIDYRGAGTIEFLVAEEHFYFMEMNTRLQVEHPVTEMITGLDLVEWQIRIAANEPLPLQQHEIVANGHAIECRVYAEDPGNDFLPSIGTIHFLKEPKGESIRIDTGVIEGSAISRFYDPMIAKLIVSGKTRQEAAQKLLQALKQYYIGGVKTNLSFLQAILRHPAFIEGNLSTDFLNKEKLSFTPIATKKALFWAACVEYFSLLQENQDPLWANTFAWQMHLSSSWFYSYRIDEEIFHMEVHPLANNEVVLKLHEETQQYSISKKGEVFYLYSQQESLHLYADRTSSHIHIYSEQGSFTVERFTWEKISESSGAGQLTAPMPSTIVAILKNKGDKIKAGESLVVLEAMKMEHTIHAPQDGLLIDIFYDVGAQVNEGAELVAMEFEQ